One Pectinophora gossypiella chromosome 9, ilPecGoss1.1, whole genome shotgun sequence genomic region harbors:
- the LOC126369579 gene encoding WAP four-disulfide core domain protein 2-like: MLRASLTVLALIGLFGISASLQGSCPPTLTVDLCDPACGPSKPCNETQLCCPTACGGSMCVDPVSERHVVTLVKAGHCPENPQGVWVCAHSCTGDSDCPRTLKCCHNRCGALRCMKPEYHEDNTVPPGQ, translated from the exons TACTGGCCCTCATTGGTCTATTCGGGATATCGGCCAGCCTGCAGGGGTCATGCCCACCGACGCTCACAGTAGACCTGTGCGACCCAGCTTGCGGTCCCTCCAAACCCTGCAACGAGACACAGTTGTGCTGTCCAACCGCATGTGGAGGGTCCATGTGTGTTGACCCTGTGTCGGAAAGACACGTCGTCACTTTAG TGAAGGCTGGTCACTGTCCGGAGAATCCCCAAGGAGTGTGGGTGTGCGCACACAGCTGTACCGGCGACTCGGACTGTCCTAGGACGCTCAAATGTTGCCACAACCGTTGCGGGGCGCTCCGATGTATGAAGCCCGAGTATCACGAAGACAACACTGTTCCACCGggacaataa